A single genomic interval of Acetomicrobium sp. S15 = DSM 107314 harbors:
- a CDS encoding DUF4351 domain-containing protein, whose product MPEFKYALIDLSLFSDEEIRQKAKGNAFLAASLELMKYVPRQDASSIMGVTDIILLPERDKLTLFWYMIYALDVEEETVWEIVKKLGGEEVMPSLAEKLIKRGKMEGKQTTLIKQLRRKFGLTHWEKEKIRSINDEAKLDAAAEAILDAESKSEVLKMLD is encoded by the coding sequence ATGCCTGAATTTAAATACGCCCTAATCGACTTAAGCCTGTTTTCAGACGAAGAAATAAGGCAAAAAGCCAAAGGCAACGCATTCCTTGCCGCAAGCCTTGAACTTATGAAATACGTGCCCCGCCAAGATGCCTCAAGCATCATGGGCGTAACTGATATAATATTACTGCCCGAGAGGGACAAACTGACCTTATTTTGGTACATGATCTATGCCTTGGACGTAGAAGAAGAGACCGTGTGGGAAATAGTGAAGAAACTCGGAGGTGAAGAAGTGATGCCGTCACTGGCTGAGAAGCTGATAAAGCGCGGCAAGATGGAAGGCAAACAAACCACCTTGATAAAACAGCTTCGCCGCAAATTCGGCTTAACGCATTGGGAAAAAGAAAAGATACGTTCGATAAACGACGAAGCGAAGCTCGACGCAGCCGCCGAAGCCATACTCGACGCCGAGTCTAAGTCGGAAGTTTTAAAGATGCTTGACTAA
- a CDS encoding Rpn family recombination-promoting nuclease/putative transposase, with protein MKEKDLSPKDPHDRFFKAVMSDSVNVKQFIEEFLPQELSTEISLNNMKMLPTEKVRRYTKYHMDLAVKCNIDDTKAQVYFIFEHKSYPDEGVLLQMLGYMYATWDERKKENKPLTPIIPVVVYHGGQEWNIPTNFQGQFKS; from the coding sequence ATGAAAGAAAAAGACCTATCTCCTAAGGACCCTCACGACAGGTTTTTTAAGGCCGTAATGTCAGACAGCGTGAACGTAAAACAGTTCATCGAGGAGTTTTTGCCTCAGGAGCTCTCCACGGAAATAAGCTTAAACAACATGAAGATGCTTCCGACGGAAAAGGTCAGGAGATATACGAAGTATCACATGGACTTGGCAGTAAAATGCAATATAGACGACACAAAGGCTCAAGTCTATTTCATATTCGAGCACAAATCTTATCCCGATGAGGGCGTGTTGCTTCAAATGCTGGGCTATATGTACGCGACATGGGATGAACGGAAGAAAGAAAACAAACCCCTAACGCCTATAATACCAGTAGTCGTATACCATGGCGGCCAGGAGTGGAACATACCTACGAACTTCCAAGGCCAATTTAAGAGCTAA
- a CDS encoding nucleotidyltransferase domain-containing protein, which produces MGERGAEAAKGEQGLKTMVRVHEDLIIKVVVPILEELKEIAGAYLFGSALELCRPDSDVDIGLVIKPLSGEPETYYFKTALAVENRLGRLDGHPFDIIPLNTANSIFAFKVIKNGHLIYDRDHETITDFIEIISRRYGENYPRYIKSLKDIVGA; this is translated from the coding sequence ATGGGCGAACGCGGAGCTGAAGCGGCAAAAGGAGAGCAAGGATTGAAAACCATGGTGCGTGTGCACGAAGACCTCATAATAAAAGTCGTCGTTCCGATTTTGGAAGAGCTAAAGGAAATAGCAGGGGCCTACCTTTTTGGTTCAGCTCTGGAGCTGTGCCGGCCAGACAGCGACGTCGACATAGGGTTGGTCATAAAGCCGTTGAGCGGGGAGCCTGAAACCTATTACTTTAAGACGGCTCTTGCTGTAGAGAATCGCCTTGGTCGGCTCGATGGGCACCCTTTTGACATCATACCTTTGAATACGGCTAACAGCATTTTTGCCTTTAAAGTGATAAAAAACGGGCATTTGATCTACGATCGAGATCATGAAACGATCACCGACTTTATTGAAATCATAAGCCGCCGCTATGGGGAAAATTACCCACGCTATATTAAAAGCCTAAAAGACATTGTGGGAGCATAA
- a CDS encoding DUF86 domain-containing protein, producing the protein MEKGVISASEFDTYVAMVGLQNRLVHGYERVSAEVLYEVVTKQLDDFEKFIGSIMPIIRSRKSDR; encoded by the coding sequence ATGGAAAAGGGTGTTATTTCAGCCTCAGAGTTTGATACCTATGTTGCTATGGTGGGCCTTCAGAACCGTCTGGTTCATGGTTATGAGAGGGTATCGGCTGAAGTGTTGTATGAAGTTGTAACAAAACAACTAGACGACTTCGAGAAATTTATCGGATCAATTATGCCGATAATTCGCTCAAGAAAATCAGACCGTTAA
- a CDS encoding type II toxin-antitoxin system PemK/MazF family toxin, translating to MIEYKRGDIVLVNFVFSDETGIKRRPALIVSSDAYHQGRQEVIIAAVTSRSDRILVGDHLITKWKEAGLLFPSVATGIMQKWM from the coding sequence ATGATCGAGTATAAGCGAGGAGACATAGTGCTGGTTAACTTCGTCTTTTCCGACGAGACCGGCATAAAGCGGCGCCCCGCATTGATAGTGAGCTCAGACGCTTATCATCAAGGCCGTCAAGAAGTTATCATCGCTGCTGTAACGAGCAGGAGTGATCGAATATTGGTTGGTGACCATTTGATTACAAAATGGAAGGAAGCCGGCCTGCTTTTTCCTTCAGTGGCAACTGGCATTATGCAGAAGTGGATGTGA
- a CDS encoding excisionase family DNA-binding protein, whose protein sequence is MTTQQEWFTVDEAAKRLRVSKRTIYRLCHEKKLTGYRTSKRGSWRFRKDELDKALKKSAFENDANGLIALTAEVDPVLAEVWDNEKDGAYDRV, encoded by the coding sequence GTGACGACACAACAAGAGTGGTTTACGGTAGATGAGGCTGCTAAGCGTCTGCGGGTATCAAAGCGGACAATTTACAGGCTTTGCCACGAGAAAAAATTGACGGGTTATAGGACCAGCAAGAGAGGCTCTTGGCGTTTCCGCAAGGACGAGCTTGATAAAGCCCTCAAAAAAAGCGCATTTGAGAATGACGCCAACGGTTTAATTGCGCTTACAGCCGAAGTAGACCCAGTGCTTGCCGAAGTTTGGGACAACGAAAAAGACGGGGCCTATGATCGAGTATAA
- the pseI gene encoding pseudaminic acid synthase — protein sequence MSSHIEIGKRRIGQECPVYVIAEMSANHNGDFNQAVRILHAAKEAGADAVKLQTYTPDTITIKSDAPEFRIDGTIWEGRVLYDLYSEAYMPWEWQPKLKEIANDLGLDLFSTAFDSTAVDFLEEMDVPVHKVASFEIVDIPLIEKMARTGKPLIISTGMATLAEIDEAVSAAKGAGASQVALLKCNSAYPAPLEEMNLRTIPHMAEGFGLPVGLSDHTLGIAAPVAAVALGACIIEKHFTLSRDFPGPDSAFSIEPHELKAMVEAVRAAEKTLGKVYYGVSEKEAKSRVFRRSLFVVKDVKAGEGFTEDNVRSIRPGHGLPPKFLKEVLGKKASCDIKRGTPLSWGHIGS from the coding sequence GTGAGTTCACATATAGAAATTGGCAAGCGACGCATTGGGCAAGAATGTCCGGTTTACGTCATTGCAGAGATGTCAGCCAACCACAATGGAGACTTCAACCAAGCTGTAAGGATTTTGCATGCCGCCAAAGAAGCTGGGGCCGATGCGGTGAAACTTCAGACATATACCCCAGATACCATAACTATTAAGTCCGATGCCCCCGAATTTCGTATAGACGGGACTATTTGGGAAGGGCGCGTGCTTTACGATTTATACTCTGAGGCCTACATGCCTTGGGAATGGCAGCCTAAACTAAAAGAGATCGCAAACGATTTAGGGTTAGACTTATTCTCCACGGCTTTTGACTCCACGGCTGTGGATTTCTTGGAAGAAATGGACGTGCCAGTCCATAAGGTCGCTTCGTTTGAAATCGTCGATATCCCGCTTATAGAAAAGATGGCCCGAACAGGAAAGCCCTTAATCATATCTACTGGTATGGCGACATTGGCCGAGATAGACGAAGCCGTTAGCGCCGCTAAAGGCGCTGGAGCTTCTCAAGTTGCCCTGCTTAAATGCAATAGCGCCTACCCCGCCCCTCTTGAAGAGATGAACCTGCGCACCATCCCACACATGGCCGAAGGCTTTGGCCTTCCAGTGGGGCTATCTGACCATACCTTGGGAATAGCAGCGCCTGTCGCTGCGGTCGCGTTAGGAGCCTGCATTATAGAAAAGCACTTTACACTGTCGCGCGATTTTCCAGGCCCAGATTCTGCCTTTTCTATAGAGCCGCACGAATTGAAAGCCATGGTCGAAGCTGTGAGGGCTGCTGAAAAAACGCTCGGTAAAGTATATTACGGAGTAAGTGAAAAAGAGGCAAAGAGCCGAGTTTTTAGGCGCTCCTTATTTGTCGTTAAAGACGTAAAAGCTGGTGAGGGTTTTACGGAAGACAACGTCCGTTCTATCAGGCCCGGCCATGGCCTGCCCCCTAAATTCTTGAAAGAAGTGCTGGGAAAGAAAGCCTCTTGCGACATAAAGCGCGGGACACCCCTGTCGTGGGGTCACATAGGCAGCTAA
- a CDS encoding PIG-L deacetylase family protein gives MNILVVAAHPDDEVLGCGGTIARLTQEGHDVYIAILGEGITSRYEKREEADQTLVKELQGRCEKAAGLLGAKDLFLYGLPDNRFDTVPLLDVIKIIEGLIEHLQPRVIFTHHGGDLNIDHVIMHRAVLTATRPVEDQSVREICAFEVPSSTEWSFQQFDPTFHPNVFVDISKTVNVKIKALSCYDTEVRAFPHPRSPEAICAISRRWGTVVGREAVEAFEMIRSIR, from the coding sequence ATGAATATTTTAGTTGTGGCTGCGCACCCCGATGACGAAGTCCTTGGTTGCGGTGGCACTATCGCTCGACTAACCCAAGAAGGGCACGACGTTTACATTGCCATTTTGGGCGAAGGCATCACGTCCCGCTACGAAAAGCGAGAAGAAGCCGACCAGACGCTGGTTAAGGAGCTTCAGGGCCGTTGCGAGAAAGCGGCAGGATTATTGGGCGCTAAAGACCTTTTTCTTTACGGTTTACCCGACAATCGTTTCGATACCGTGCCGCTATTGGATGTAATTAAGATTATTGAAGGGCTGATAGAGCACTTGCAACCCCGAGTAATCTTTACTCATCATGGCGGCGACCTAAATATAGACCACGTTATAATGCACCGGGCGGTGCTGACGGCGACGCGCCCTGTGGAAGATCAATCTGTGCGGGAAATTTGTGCCTTTGAGGTCCCTTCATCTACGGAGTGGAGCTTCCAGCAGTTTGACCCCACTTTCCACCCCAACGTCTTTGTAGACATCAGCAAGACTGTAAACGTTAAAATCAAAGCCTTATCTTGCTACGATACAGAAGTTCGCGCATTTCCTCACCCACGATCCCCTGAAGCGATTTGCGCTATTTCACGCCGCTGGGGAACTGTTGTAGGCAGAGAGGCTGTTGAGGCTTTCGAAATGATACGTTCTATCCGATAG
- the pseG gene encoding UDP-2,4-diacetamido-2,4,6-trideoxy-beta-L-altropyranose hydrolase: MVTLEPLIIRADAGLHIGSGHLMRCLALAQGWKDGGGEVVFATACSNDNLLGRLYEEGFRVHKIENPYPHPQDWQTTRQILEEHKGAWLVIDGYHFDSSYQRLVKESGHPLLAIDDYGHAGHYYADIVLNQNLHAESLPYSCEPYTKLLLGTKYVLLRREFLKWRGWKREVPEVARKLLVTMGGSDPKNVTLKVINAINMVDFEPLEVAVVVGPTNPHYEALERAARTSRHSIILMRDVPNMAELMSWADIAIAAGGTTCWELVFSGLPFIVIALAKNQRLVAEAFNDAGCALNLGWYYNLSSSEIAEPLLSLLLNQKRRAEMNQCGQQIVDGKGAIRVLCYMGLKALRLRPACEEDCQLLWEWANDAQVRESAFCSVLIPWEEHVKWFNDKLSDPNCLVFIAEDQKGIPIGQIRFDIEGEQAEVDVSIDKGKRGLGYGAYIIENGVKELFQNTMVKTVHAFIKPDNISSTKSFEKAGFRYIGIDTAKGHKAKHYVMER; this comes from the coding sequence GTGGTAACATTAGAACCTCTTATTATCCGTGCCGATGCCGGCCTTCATATAGGTAGCGGTCACTTAATGCGCTGCCTCGCCCTGGCTCAAGGATGGAAAGACGGTGGCGGTGAGGTCGTTTTCGCCACTGCATGCTCAAACGACAACCTGCTCGGCCGCCTTTATGAGGAAGGTTTTAGGGTGCATAAAATAGAAAACCCATACCCTCACCCCCAAGATTGGCAGACGACAAGGCAGATCTTAGAAGAACACAAGGGGGCCTGGCTTGTTATCGACGGCTATCACTTTGACTCCTCATACCAGCGCTTGGTCAAGGAGTCGGGACACCCGCTGCTTGCTATCGATGACTATGGGCATGCCGGCCACTACTACGCCGATATAGTCTTAAACCAAAACCTCCACGCCGAAAGCCTTCCGTACTCCTGCGAGCCTTATACGAAGCTACTTTTGGGCACAAAATATGTGCTTTTGCGGCGTGAGTTTTTAAAGTGGCGCGGATGGAAGAGGGAAGTGCCGGAAGTAGCTCGTAAGTTGCTCGTTACGATGGGCGGCTCTGACCCTAAAAACGTAACCTTAAAGGTGATTAACGCCATAAACATGGTCGATTTTGAACCGCTCGAAGTGGCGGTAGTAGTTGGGCCGACTAACCCGCATTATGAAGCTTTAGAAAGAGCTGCACGCACGTCGAGGCACTCCATTATTTTGATGCGCGATGTGCCCAACATGGCAGAACTCATGAGCTGGGCCGACATCGCAATAGCTGCGGGCGGCACAACCTGCTGGGAGCTGGTATTCTCAGGCTTACCATTTATTGTTATAGCGCTGGCGAAAAACCAGCGCCTGGTCGCTGAAGCGTTTAACGATGCGGGTTGCGCTTTAAACCTAGGTTGGTATTATAATTTATCTTCTTCAGAAATAGCAGAACCTTTGCTGAGTTTGCTGCTAAATCAAAAACGCCGTGCAGAAATGAATCAGTGCGGACAGCAAATAGTGGATGGCAAAGGAGCCATAAGGGTTTTATGTTATATGGGTCTAAAAGCCCTTAGGTTGAGACCTGCATGCGAAGAGGATTGCCAGCTACTGTGGGAATGGGCAAACGATGCGCAAGTTAGAGAGTCGGCGTTTTGTTCAGTGCTGATTCCTTGGGAAGAGCATGTAAAGTGGTTCAATGACAAACTAAGCGATCCTAATTGTCTTGTCTTTATTGCAGAAGACCAAAAAGGCATCCCTATTGGGCAAATACGATTTGACATCGAGGGCGAACAGGCAGAAGTTGATGTGAGTATAGATAAAGGTAAGCGTGGCTTAGGATATGGAGCTTATATTATCGAAAATGGAGTAAAAGAGCTATTTCAGAACACGATGGTTAAAACAGTGCATGCATTTATTAAGCCAGACAATATTAGCTCGACCAAGAGCTTTGAAAAAGCTGGATTTAGATATATTGGAATAGATACCGCAAAAGGACACAAGGCAAAACATTATGTGATGGAGAGATAA
- a CDS encoding SDR family NAD(P)-dependent oxidoreductase, translated as MKGLSGCIALVTGATGLLGKAITLRLAASDVRVIVASRRIEKAKEWISEQASDCATKLFPVELDLTDESSIEFAFEQMAKKVGVPTILIANASLRDGLATPFEQLTHDNFVQLFKVDVAGHFLCARNIVTRLGSDKTASIVFLSSIYSIVGVDHSIYPPGMLFTPPQYAAVKAGMLGLVRYLAALWGRQGVRVNAIVAGGVRSASRQSDEFVSNYARKTMLGRMAAPEEIANAVAFLSSDEASYITGECLVVDGGFSAW; from the coding sequence ATGAAAGGGCTGTCCGGCTGTATCGCATTGGTAACAGGTGCGACGGGTCTATTGGGAAAAGCTATTACACTAAGGTTGGCAGCCTCTGATGTAAGGGTAATAGTTGCTTCACGGCGGATTGAAAAGGCAAAAGAGTGGATCAGCGAGCAGGCCAGTGACTGCGCTACTAAGTTATTCCCTGTCGAGTTGGACTTGACGGATGAAAGTAGCATTGAGTTTGCCTTTGAGCAAATGGCGAAAAAGGTTGGAGTTCCAACAATATTGATAGCTAATGCATCGTTGCGCGATGGTCTTGCAACACCTTTTGAACAGTTAACCCATGATAATTTCGTGCAGTTGTTTAAAGTGGATGTGGCGGGTCATTTTCTTTGTGCTCGGAATATAGTTACACGGCTTGGTTCAGATAAGACGGCTAGCATTGTGTTTTTGTCTTCAATATATAGCATAGTTGGTGTAGATCATTCTATTTATCCTCCAGGGATGCTTTTTACGCCACCTCAGTATGCTGCGGTTAAAGCCGGAATGTTGGGGCTTGTCAGGTACTTGGCAGCGCTTTGGGGGCGACAAGGCGTCCGAGTTAATGCTATTGTAGCTGGTGGTGTTCGTTCCGCTTCAAGACAGTCCGATGAATTTGTAAGTAACTACGCCAGAAAGACAATGTTGGGACGCATGGCTGCTCCAGAAGAGATCGCTAACGCCGTAGCATTTTTATCTTCAGATGAGGCTTCTTACATTACCGGTGAATGTCTGGTTGTGGATGGGGGATTTTCCGCGTGGTAA
- a CDS encoding acylneuraminate cytidylyltransferase family protein — translation MIDKMLCCIPARAGSKRLPGKNLLPLAGKPMIAYSIEAALDSGLFDNVYVSTEDVTIAEVARRYGASVPTLVPPELCGDLVASHKPCQYIAEFLKNKGQHKEALVCLQPTSPLRSVEDLRAGVDRFLQGDLDYVVSVTKIDPHYFHWAVIPDEESGYWRRYFGDKYMQERPLLPSVYRPNGSIKIAKLNELQKTGHFFGYRLGVIETPEERSVHVGTQFDFDLCEFFLRRRSK, via the coding sequence ATGATCGATAAAATGCTATGCTGTATTCCTGCCAGGGCAGGTAGCAAGAGGCTTCCAGGCAAGAATTTGTTGCCTTTAGCTGGCAAACCCATGATTGCTTATTCAATTGAAGCAGCTCTTGATTCTGGCCTATTCGATAATGTTTATGTAAGCACAGAAGACGTAACTATCGCGGAAGTGGCTCGCCGCTACGGCGCAAGCGTGCCCACTTTGGTGCCACCGGAATTGTGTGGAGATTTGGTGGCTTCTCACAAACCATGTCAATATATAGCCGAGTTTCTTAAAAACAAAGGGCAGCACAAAGAAGCCTTGGTTTGTTTGCAACCTACTTCTCCGTTACGTTCTGTTGAGGATTTAAGAGCGGGTGTGGATCGTTTCTTGCAAGGAGATTTGGATTATGTAGTTAGCGTTACTAAGATTGACCCGCACTATTTCCATTGGGCTGTGATACCAGACGAAGAAAGTGGTTATTGGCGGAGATATTTTGGCGATAAATATATGCAAGAACGCCCTCTACTGCCCTCCGTATATCGTCCCAATGGTTCAATCAAAATTGCGAAACTGAACGAGCTACAAAAAACAGGACATTTTTTTGGCTATCGATTAGGCGTGATAGAAACTCCGGAGGAACGGTCCGTTCATGTAGGAACCCAATTTGATTTTGATCTATGTGAGTTTTTTCTTAGGAGGAGAAGTAAATGA
- a CDS encoding acylneuraminate cytidylyltransferase family protein, with protein MTINNQFLIALIPARGGSKRIPSKNIYPFFGHPMLAYTIAAALRSGLFDRVIVTTDDPFIGKVAEWYGAEYLPRPEELATDEASLVDVELHALKTVGSQGAKVDIICQLMPNCPLRRSDDIIEHYRLFEANRRLFQISVVPYRVVYPHWALTMDDEGKGNWLFGPAHNTLSQHLKKAYCPTGAIWWARASAFVSQRAFYGDPFHLAVMDANRGVDLDCMEDVEFADVLVRGLWQRDEKSPLEPVDSKPFLGGQFYDR; from the coding sequence TTGACTATAAATAATCAATTTCTTATTGCGCTTATACCCGCGCGTGGAGGCTCTAAGCGGATCCCCAGTAAAAACATTTATCCATTTTTTGGTCACCCGATGCTCGCATATACTATTGCTGCTGCTTTGAGGAGCGGGCTATTTGATAGAGTTATAGTCACGACGGATGACCCTTTTATTGGCAAGGTTGCCGAGTGGTATGGCGCTGAATATCTACCTCGTCCTGAGGAGTTGGCTACAGATGAGGCTTCCCTCGTAGATGTGGAACTACATGCACTTAAAACTGTGGGGAGTCAGGGTGCAAAAGTGGACATAATATGCCAACTCATGCCAAACTGCCCCTTAAGACGCAGCGATGACATCATTGAACATTACCGCCTTTTTGAGGCTAATCGTAGGCTTTTTCAGATATCCGTCGTGCCATATAGGGTGGTTTATCCACACTGGGCATTGACAATGGATGATGAGGGCAAAGGAAATTGGTTATTCGGCCCAGCGCATAATACCCTAAGCCAACATCTTAAAAAAGCTTATTGCCCGACAGGCGCAATTTGGTGGGCAAGAGCATCTGCTTTTGTTTCGCAGCGGGCTTTTTACGGAGACCCTTTTCATTTAGCGGTGATGGATGCAAACAGAGGCGTGGATTTGGATTGCATGGAAGATGTTGAATTCGCTGATGTGTTAGTGCGAGGCCTATGGCAAAGAGACGAGAAGTCTCCTCTTGAGCCTGTGGATAGTAAACCATTCCTAGGGGGACAATTTTATGATCGATAA
- a CDS encoding Gfo/Idh/MocA family protein translates to MSGQVLDYSVLVVGSGSIGRRHLRNLRKIGIQHLAACDADQERLAPMVTELNVKPFSDFDEALASIKPELVFICTPPIFHVPQALKAVRVNAHVFIEKPLSHTLDAVAELITEAESRRRVVQVGYNLRFHPGLLKVKQLVDEGTIGRVLWAYAEVGQYLPDWRPWQDYRQSYTARRDLGGGIILDGSHELDYVIWLLGRPIELICMAGKVSNLIVNVEDCATILLRFENGTQADIHMDFVQRGYARLCKLAGEKGTIVWDYSKSEVQIFRADGAGWETISYEFDPNQTYIAEVEHFLARVTCEDASLVSLKESYQTLQVALAAHCASQRRKVICIDYK, encoded by the coding sequence ATGAGCGGGCAAGTGTTAGATTACTCCGTTTTAGTAGTTGGGTCAGGTTCCATTGGTAGGCGACACTTGCGTAATTTGCGTAAAATAGGAATCCAACATTTAGCAGCTTGCGACGCCGACCAAGAACGATTGGCACCTATGGTGACCGAACTAAATGTGAAACCGTTTAGCGATTTTGATGAAGCATTGGCGTCGATTAAGCCAGAGTTGGTATTCATATGCACGCCACCCATATTTCATGTCCCCCAGGCTTTAAAAGCCGTGCGAGTTAACGCGCATGTGTTCATTGAGAAGCCACTTTCACATACGCTCGATGCTGTTGCTGAATTGATCACTGAGGCTGAAAGTCGTCGACGTGTTGTCCAAGTGGGTTACAATTTACGTTTTCATCCTGGACTTCTAAAAGTTAAGCAATTAGTTGATGAAGGCACAATAGGACGGGTCTTGTGGGCATATGCTGAAGTAGGGCAGTATCTTCCAGATTGGCGACCATGGCAGGATTACCGGCAAAGCTATACGGCCAGAAGAGATTTGGGTGGCGGCATTATCCTGGATGGTTCGCACGAGCTTGATTATGTCATTTGGTTGTTAGGGCGCCCTATAGAATTAATATGCATGGCTGGCAAGGTGAGCAATTTAATAGTAAACGTCGAAGATTGCGCGACTATATTGTTGCGCTTCGAAAATGGCACCCAGGCTGACATCCACATGGATTTTGTGCAGCGTGGTTATGCCAGATTGTGCAAGCTTGCAGGTGAAAAGGGCACTATAGTTTGGGATTATTCAAAAAGCGAGGTCCAAATTTTTAGAGCCGATGGAGCCGGTTGGGAAACTATTTCTTATGAATTTGATCCGAACCAAACATACATAGCCGAAGTAGAACACTTTTTGGCACGAGTAACTTGTGAAGATGCGTCGTTAGTTAGCTTGAAAGAAAGCTATCAAACATTACAAGTGGCCCTTGCAGCACATTGCGCATCACAACGGAGAAAGGTGATATGTATTGACTATAAATAA
- the pseC gene encoding UDP-4-amino-4,6-dideoxy-N-acetyl-beta-L-altrosamine transaminase, translating into MSAIPYGRQWVTEEDVKAVSDVLRFDWLTTGPKVEEFEEAFAAKVGSRYAVALSSGTAALHAAAFAARIGPEDEVITTPMTFAATANCVLYQGARPVFSDVEPETLLIDVSEIEEKITPKTKAIVAVDYAGQPCDYDELKNIAKRHNLTLIADACHALGATYKGRSVGALADMTVFSFHPVKHITTGEGGMVTTDDPELAKVMRIFRNHGITSDHRERERCGSWFYEMVDLGYNYRLPDINCALGLSQLKRLDQNVSRRRELAAFYNEAFSRIEAVRPLTQKADRNSAWHLYVVKLDLNKISIDRKIDRKDIFSSLRNEGIGVNVHYIPVYWHPYYQKLGYKKGLCPVAEEAYEEIITLPLFYAMSDNDVSNVVAAVRKVVSC; encoded by the coding sequence ATGAGCGCTATCCCCTACGGGCGCCAATGGGTAACGGAAGAAGACGTAAAAGCTGTTTCGGACGTCTTAAGGTTCGACTGGCTCACAACTGGGCCTAAAGTTGAAGAGTTTGAGGAAGCCTTTGCCGCGAAAGTGGGCTCGCGATACGCGGTAGCTTTAAGCAGCGGGACGGCAGCGCTACATGCGGCTGCCTTCGCCGCCCGCATAGGGCCAGAAGACGAAGTGATAACCACCCCCATGACGTTTGCTGCCACCGCAAACTGCGTCCTCTACCAGGGGGCTCGCCCTGTCTTTTCTGACGTGGAGCCCGAAACCCTGCTCATCGACGTAAGTGAAATAGAAGAAAAGATAACCCCTAAGACCAAGGCCATAGTAGCCGTCGATTATGCGGGCCAACCCTGCGATTACGACGAGCTGAAGAATATAGCTAAAAGGCACAACCTCACGCTGATAGCCGACGCTTGCCATGCCTTGGGCGCCACGTACAAAGGTCGTAGCGTCGGTGCCCTCGCGGACATGACTGTCTTTAGCTTCCACCCAGTAAAGCACATTACGACTGGCGAAGGTGGGATGGTAACTACAGACGACCCAGAGTTGGCTAAAGTCATGCGCATCTTTAGAAACCACGGCATCACGAGCGACCACAGAGAGCGCGAAAGGTGCGGCTCTTGGTTTTACGAAATGGTCGATTTGGGCTACAACTACCGCCTGCCCGACATAAACTGCGCCTTGGGCTTGAGCCAGCTAAAGAGGCTCGACCAAAACGTGTCGCGCCGCAGGGAATTGGCCGCCTTTTACAACGAAGCTTTTTCAAGAATCGAAGCGGTAAGGCCCTTAACCCAGAAGGCCGATAGAAATTCGGCATGGCATTTATACGTGGTAAAGTTAGATCTAAACAAAATAAGCATCGACAGAAAAATCGACAGAAAAGACATATTTTCATCGCTTAGAAACGAAGGCATAGGCGTAAATGTCCACTACATCCCGGTGTACTGGCACCCTTACTACCAAAAGCTCGGTTACAAAAAGGGCCTATGCCCGGTAGCCGAAGAGGCATACGAAGAGATCATAACGCTTCCCCTCTTTTACGCCATGAGCGACAATGATGTAAGTAATGTTGTAGCTGCAGTGCGAAAGGTCGTTAGCTGTTAA